ACCTGGCCGTGGGGCGGGGCGAGACGCTTTCCGTCGTCGGCCACTCGGGCACGGGGAAGAGCGTGCTGCTCAAGACCACCATCGGGCTGATCATGCCCGACGAGGGCGACGTGGTGGTCGACGGGCAGTCGGTCTGCGGCGCCACGCGTCAGCAGATGCAGGCCCTTCGCCGCAAGGTGGGCTACGTGTTCCAGAACGCCGCGCTGTTCGACAGCATGAGCGTGTTCGAGAACGTGGCCCAGGGCCTGAGCGACGAGGAGCAGCGCGGCCTGGGCGGCAAGGGGCTGATGGCCCGCGTGGTCGACGCCCTGGAGCACGTGAACCTGGAGCCCCGCAAGGTGCTGTCGAAGCTGCCCTCGCAGCTGTCGGGCGGCATGCGCAAGCGGGTGGGGATCGCGCGGGCCATCATCGGCCGCCCGCAGATCCTGCTGTACGACGAGCCGGTGACCGGGCTCGACCCGGTGAACGGAACGGTGGTGCACCGGCTGATCGCGCGGCTGGGCGCCGAGCTGGGCGTCACCTCCATCATCGTCACGCACGACATCGAGGGAACGCTCCCCATCAGCGACCGGGTGGCCATGCTGGACCACGGCTTCATTCGGTTCGTCGGCACGGCCGACGAGTTTCGCGACAGCGATGACCCGCTGGTGCGGGCCTTCCTGGAACGCGACGTACCCGACAACGACGAGCTACTGGTATGATCCAGCGCGCCGACGGCCGGGCGCCCACCGCGCCGGCCCCTAGACTTTCCAACGACGACCTGCGGGCGATGGCTCCCATGCGTGCTCCGCGACGCGAAATTCACGTCGGCCTGTTCGTGGTGATCGGCCTGCTGGCCGTGCTCACCGCCCTTTTCGCGCTCACCGACCCGGGCACCTTCCGCGGCCGCTACCACGCCTACACCGTGGTGAAGGACGCCGACGGCATCCGCAAGGGCGACCCGGTACGGCTGAAGGGGGTGAACATCGGCCGCATCCGCGACTTCCAGATCGGGCCCAACGGCGTGCGGGTGAGCATGGAGTTCGAAAAGGAGTACCACGTTCCCGCGGGCTCCAGCGTTTCCATCGTCTCGGGCGGCATCCTGCAGTCCATGGTCGCCGAGATCCAGCCGGGCACCTCCACGCAGCGGATCGCGGACGGTACGGTGCTGCCGTACGTGGAAGAGGCGGGCTTCGCGCAGCAGGCGGAGAAGGTGGTGGCCAACTCCGACAGCGTGCTCGTGGCCGCGCAGGCGCTGCTCAGCGAGCGCACGGTGTCGGCGGTGGGCAACAGCGCGGTGGAGATGGAGCAGCTGCTCCGCCAGTTGACGCTGCTGGCCACGGACCAGCGCCGGCAGCTCGCGCAGCTCACCACCAGCCTGAACGCTTCGGCGGCGGGGCTGCAGGGGGCGGTTTCGCAGCCGGAGCTGGCGCGGGCCATCGCGCGCACCGACTCCATGACCATCCGGCTGGACGCGGCCACGGGCTCGCTTCAGCAGGCGGGGCAGTCGCTGGCGGCGCTGACGGCGCGGGTAGAGGCGGGCGAGGGCACGCTGGGCAAGCTGACGACCGACGACCAGCTGTACCAGAACCTGAACGCGGCGGTCACCAGCCTCAACCAGCTGACGGCCGACATCCGCGCCAACCCGGGGCGGTACATCAACGTCCGCGTGTTCTGACGACGGTGGACGCGACCCCCGGACAGATGCCGCCCTCGATCGAAAAGATCCTGCGGCGCTTCGCCACCCTGACGCCCGACATGACGCGGCAGGCGCTGGTGCAGTACGCCAAGAAACTCCCCGAGCTGCCGGAGCGGTTCGCGGGGCTCGACGCGGCGCAGTTCCGGGTGCACGAGTGCCAGACGCCCGTGGCCATCTATCCCGAGGTGGTGGACGGCAGGATGTACTACCACGCCGACGTGCCCCGGGAGAGCGCCGCCATCCGGGCCCTGCTGGCCATGATCTTCGACGCGGTGAACGGCCAGCCGCCGGAAACGGTGCTGGCCATTCCGCCGGACTTCGTGCGCCAGGTGATGGGCAAGATCGGCCTTTCGGCCCGCGAGGCGGGGCTGGTGGCCATGGTCGAGCGGCTGAAGCGCGCCGCGAGGGAAGCGAAGCAGGCGTAGCGGGTGATCCCCGCGTGGGCCATCCTCTTGCGTGGAAGGCCCCCGGACGCTCTTTTACGCCGCCCGCGGCGACCGCCGCCGGACGAGAACAGGACGAGGGACCACGACGACGATGGCGTACGTTTTCCGGGGCCGGCCCGCGCCGGCCGCTCTGCTGCTGGCCGCCGCTCTGCTGGCCGGGTGCGAACCCGGCGCGCAGGGGGGCTACGCGAAGATCTCGTACCGCGGCGACCCGCAGGTGCCGTCGCACGCCTATCCCGAGCCGCCGACGGTGGTGCCCGGCACCAGCGTGGGCGCCGCGGCGGCCAAGGTGGTGCTCGCCAACCCGCCGGCCGGCGTCACGCAGGCCATGGTCGACGAGGGGCAGGCGTCGTTCGGCACCGTGTGCTCGGCGTGCCACGGGCAGAACGGCACCGGCAGCCAGGCCGGGCCGCCGCTCAACGACCGCCAGTGGCTCAACATCGGCGGGCAGTACCCCGAGATCGTCACCATCATCAACAACGGCGTCGCGAACCCCAAGCAGTTCCCGGGGATGATGCCGCCCAAGGGCGGCGGCGCCTTCGACGACGCGCAGGTGCGCAGCATCGCCGCGTACGTGTACGCCCTCAGCCAGCAGGGGGGAGCATGAGCCGCAGGGACAACGAGACGTTCCGCACCGTCGAGGGGCGCTACCAGTCCTTCGAAGAGGCCCACCCGAAGCAGCACTCGCGGTCGGCCATCGCCAACATCCGACTTCCCGTGCTGAGCGACGAGGCCGAAAAGGGCGTCGGCACCGCGCTGGGCTTCGGGCTGGGCGCGCTGCTGCTGCTGCTGTGCGCCGTGTGCGTCGCCGCCTCGCGCAGCTGGGCTGCGCTGGATCGCTCGGGCGCGCAGGTGGCGTACGCCATCGCCGCGTTCTTCCTGCTGCTGGCGGGGCTGGGCGGCATCATTGCCACGTACAACCACATCTTCCGGGTGATCCCCGGCGACGGCGGGCACCACTAGCCGCACGCGGGAGAAAAGGCGCCGGCCGGAACCCTCCGGCCGGCGTTTTTGCGGCGTGGAGCAAGGTAGGTGAACGCGAGGGCGTGAGGAGAGCGTTGACTTTTCGCAAGCAGTGACGTATTCTGTGACCCATCCCTGAAGTACTTCCGCGCTCGTGCGCTCACTGATTGTCGGAGAACCCTCATGTCCCGTATTCGTGCGACTCTGCTGGCCACGCTGGCCGGCATCCTGATCACCACCGGCGGCTGCGCCGACTCGGCCACCGCGCCCACCGCCGCCGCGGGGCCCTCGCTGGACCGTGCGCAGGGCGACTCCATCGCCAACTCGCATCGTCCGGCCGGCCAGGACGCCGACGGCGAGATTACGACGCAGTCCGGCGGGTTTATGGTCAGCGGCGGCCGCACGGCGTCCTGATTCGCATCCCGCGGTGTCCGCACGGGCGGAACGATCCCAACGCGAGGGCGGCGACTGACGCCGCCCTCTGCTTTTTGCGTGAACGATGAGTCTTTGCTTCCGTTGAACCCCGACACGAGCGCTCTCCTGGACCGCGCGGCGTCGTTCGAGCGTTCAGGCGCGTGGGGCGAGGCTGCCGTTGCGCTCCACACCGCGTATGCGGCGAGCGTGCAGCGGCAGGACCTGTCCGGCATCCTGGAGGCGGTCGTCCGGCTGGGGCACTGCATGCGCCTCGCCGGCGATCCCGACCTTTCGTCAGACGCTCTGGAGCTTGCCTGCACCCTCGGGGAACTGAACCGGCGGGACGACATCGCCGGCCGCGCGCTGAACGGGCTCGGGATGCTCGCTTTCGAGCGGGGCGCCTCGTCCGAGGCCACCCGACTGTACGCTGCGGCCAACGAGTTGGGCCGCCGTGCCGGCGACCAGGTGCTCGTAGCCGAAACCGAGCAGAACCTCGGCATCCTCGCCAACATTCGCGGCGACCTGGACGAGGCGCGTACGCGCTACGAAACAGCGCTCCGGCACCTGGACGTCGCTGGCCCGGCCCGTGGCCGCATCTCGGCCCTGAACAACTTGGGGATGCTCCACCTGTACCGCGGTGAACTGGCGGATGCGCTGGGCTATTTCGACCGGGCGCTCGCCGTCTCGCTGGAAACGGGTGACGTGGTGCGGACCGCGATGGTGCACGTGAACCGGGCCGAGTTGTTCCTTGCCCGCGGCGAACTTGCCCGGGCGCGCGAAGCCTGCGACGACGGCTTCGAGATCTTCAGCCGCCTCAACGACGAGTTCCACCAGGCGCAGGCGCTGAAGCTGTACGGGGTCATCTACCGGGAGAGCGGCAAGCTTCACCTTGCTACGATCCACCTGCAGCGCGCCATAGAGATCGCCCGCCCGCGCGACTCGCTCGTGGAGGCTCAGGCGCAGCGGGAAATGTCGCGCGTTCTTCGGCTCCAGGGAAGCAACCGCCAGGCGCTGGAGGCGCTCAATCGCTCACATACGCTGTTCACCAGTCTTCAGGCACGGCCGGACCTGGCCGACCTCGACAAGCGCGTCGCCGACCTGGAAGAAGAGTTCCTGGGCGTCGTGCGGGTCTGGGGCGAATCCATCGAGGCCAAGGACCGCTACACGCTGGGCCACTGCGCCCGCGTGGCCGACTACGCCTGCCGCATCGCCGAGCGGGCGGGGATGACGGACCGCGAGCTGACCTGGTTCCGAATGGGGGCCTTCCTTCACGACGTGGGGAAGACCGAGGTGCCCGAGGAGATTTTGAACAAGCCGGGCAGGCTGACCGACGAGGAGCGGGCTACGATGGAGCGCCACACCGTCATCGGCGACGAGATGCTGGCGCCGGTGGAGTTTCCGTGGGACATCCGCCCGATGGTACGGAGCCACCACGAGCGCTGGGACGGCCGGGGCTACCCCGACCAGCTGGTGGCGGAGGCCATCCCCCGGTCCGCCCGCATCCTGCGCCTGGCCGACGTGTTCGACGCGCTGACCACCGCCCGCAGCTACCGCGCGCCGCTCACCCCGGAGCGGGCCCTGGGCATCATGCGCGACGACCAGGGCTCGTTCGACCCGGAGCTGTTCCAGATCTTCCTGGACCTGTACGACGAGTTCGCCCCCACGGCCGCCGAGGCCGCCTCTTCCGTCTCCGCCTGACGCTCAGATTACGCCAGCACGCGAACGGTTAGGCGGCCGCGGGCTCCGGCACGTCGTCCACGGCCAGGCCGCGGGTGCGCAGCAGGCGCTCCACCGCCTCGCCGATCTTGTTGTTGGGGGTGGATGCGCCCGCGGTGAGACCCACGGTCAGCGGCCCGGGGGGGAGCCAGTCCTCGGCGACCACTTCCGGCGCGTCCAGCGGGGTGCCGGCCGGCTTGAAGCGGATGGTGCCCGCCTCGGGGTCGATGCACGAGGCGTCGGCCACGTGAAAGGTGACGGTGTGCTGGGCGCAGAGCACGGCCAGGTGGTGCGTGTTCGACGAGTTGTAGCCGCCGATGACCACCATCACGTCCGGGGGGCCGTCGGGCCCGTCCACCAGCTGGTGCACGGCGTCCTGCCGCTCCTGCGTGGCCGAGCAGATGGTGTCGAACGAGCGGAAGTATTGCGAAAGGTCGAACCCCGGCTCGCCGCCGTACCGCCTCGCCAGCGACCTGCCTACCTCGGCGGCGATGTCCAGCGACTCGCCCGAAAGCATGGTCGTCTGGTTGGCCACGCCGATGCGCCGCAGGTGAAGGTCGGGATCGAACCCGGCCGAGGCCTTGGGGGTGAAGTGCTCCAGGAACTCGCCGCGGGTCATGGCGCCCGGGGCCTGCTCGATGTAGTCCATCACCCGCCGCGCCTCGGGCATGTCGCGCACGATCAGGAACCGCCCCTCGGGGTACTTGAGCGCCTGGCTGGCCGTGGCGCGCGTTTCCTCGTGCAGGTACTTGCCGTGGATCAGCGCCGTGAAGCCGTCGCGGGCGTACTGCTCCACCCGCTTCCACACGTTCAGCACGCTGCCGCAGGTGGTGTCGACCAGAATGCAGCCCACGGCCTGCAGCCGCCGGAAGTCGGCCACGGTGGCGCCGAAGGCGGGGAGGATCACCACGTCGTCGGGGACCAGCCCGGCGAAGTCGAAGGCGCCCTGCTCGTCGGGATGCAGGAACACCACGCCCATCTCCGTCAGGCGGCGGTTCACGTGCGGGTTGTGGATGATCTCGCCCAGCAGGAAGATGCGGCGCCCGGGAAACTGGGCGCGCGTCTCGTAGGCGTACTCCACGGCCCGGTCCACGCCGTAGCAGAAGCCGAACTCCTCCGCTAGCCGCACGGTCACCTGCCGGCTTCCCTCGCCCCAGGTTTCGCGGTACCCGCGTGCGCGGATGCGCTCCACGAGGGTGCTGTGGTACTCGGAGCGAATGAGGGGGGCGACCTCTTTCTTGAGGCCGAACCCGCGGCGGAAGTAGGTTTGCTCCATCGGTCGGTGCGCGGTTCCGGGCGGCCGGGAGCGTCTGCTCCGGCAGCCTGAACGCTAACGGAACGGGGCCTGGGATGCAACCGCCCAAAGCCCTTGGCGCGCCGCCACTTGCCAGCGCTGGGAATGCTTCTTGCCCGCCCGCGGGCGCCGGCCGGCGCGTGGGGGCCGGACAATCGAGCGCACGTTTACTCCGTACTCCAAGTACTTCGGTGGCCAAGCCCGGAAAAGGACAGAAGCTCGGAGGCGCGCCGCGCACGGGCAGGTGGACCAAGCAGCCGGAGGAAAAGCGGCTGGGCGGGCGGTACCGCGACTCGCTGATCGGGCTGGCCGTGGTGGGGGTGCTGCTGATCGCCGGGCTGGGGGCCTACATGGTGTGGGCGCACATGCAGCTGGGCGCCGGCCTGCTACGGCAGGAAGCCCAAGCGCGGCGGCGTCCCGACTGGGTGCCGCTGTCGCAGCTTCCGCCGCAGGTGCGCGAGGCGTTCCTGACGGTGGTCGACACCACCTCCACGCTGCGCCAGCCCGGCTACCTGCGCCGCCAGCGCCCCTCGCTGGCGCGCGACCTGGTTCGGCAGGTGCACCAGCTGGAGCCCGGGGTGAAGGGCCAGGCCAGCGAGGTGGCCATGGCGCAGCTGCTGGAGGCCGAGCGCTCGCCCGGGCGGCGGCTGGAGTTGTACCTGAACCGGGTGTACCTGGGACGGACGGAAAGCTGGCCGCTGTTCGGGGTGCACCACGCGGCCATGGAATACTTCGGCAAGGACGTGCGGCGGCTGACGCTGGGCGAGGCGGCCACGCTGGCCGGCATTCTCCTTCCGCCGCGGGTGCTGGACCCCGAGGCGGCCCCGGGGCCGGTGGGCGCGCGCCGCAACGAGGTGCTGCGGCTGATGCACGGCGACAAGCGGATCACCGACGCGCAGCTCGCCGCCGCGCTGGCCGAGCCGCTGGGCTTTCAGCCGGGCGAGGACTACGCGCCCATGACCCGGCCGGTGGACTGGAGCCCGGAGGCCCCCGTCATCCGTCTTCCCGAGGCGCTGCGCCCGCGGCTGGACTCGCTGCCGGCGGCGCCGCAGCCGTAGTGTCGGCGGGAGGCGCCGGGGGGGCGGGCGGGGCCTCGGGACGCGACAGGTGCATCTCGATCAGCCGCCACGTACCCTCCTGCCGCGCGAACACCCCCGACACCCGCAGCCGCTCCACCTGGCCGCCCTGCGCCACGGGAAACAGCTCCAGGTGGGTGGCGAACCAGCCGGTGCCGTCCTGGGCATCGGCCTCCACGTGCAGGTCCGGGGTGCGCGCGACGGCCCCCCTGGGCAGCGCCAGGGCGTCGAGGGTGGCGCGCAGCCCATCGGGGCCCAGCAGGGCGCGCCCGTCGTTGGCCCGCGGCCCCATCACGTGCGCCGTACCCACCGGCGCCAGCGCATCGACGGCGCCGCCGCGGTCGCCGCGCAGCAGCGCCTCGCGAAAGGCCCCCACGCGCGCCGCGATCTCCTGCTCGGCGTCGCGCTGCTCCACGGCGCTGGGGTCGCGCGGGTTCAGTACCCGCGCCGGGGTCTGGTTGACCTCGCAGGCGGCCAGCGCCAGCAGCGCGGCGGGCAGGGCAAGTCGGTGCACGGCTGTGGTCCGGGTGCGGGTACGCGTTCGGTGAACCGACAAGATGGCTGGCGGGTACAGGGTGTCAAGCTCCCGCGCCGCGCCTTGACGCGCGCGGCCGGTTCCATCATCGTCACAGCAGTCCCGTCCCGCTCAACCGAAGTGGTCGATCTCCGATGATCTGGTTCGGCAAGCCGCTCAACGAAGTCCTGTTCACGCCCCCGTCCGGCGTAAACCCCATCGGCGACGAGAGCACGCGGATGGAGCACGCGCTGCGCTGGGTGGCGGCGCGCGACCCGCACCTGGAGGGCGAGGCGCTGGTGGACGCGCTCGCCGCCACGGGATGGGTCGACAGGCCCACCGCGGCGCGCCTGCTCCCCTGCTACCGCCACTTCGACGCCGACCGCTACTTCGGCGAGGCGCTGCGCAGCCTGTCGTTTCGCGGCCCCACCGCCGCCGGCGAGTTCCGCCAGCGCATCGGCCGGGTGATGGAAGACATGACGGGCGCCGCGGCGCTGGGCTCGCTGGGCCCCGAGGAGTGCGTCCGCTTCGGCCACGGCGAGCGGCAGGGCGTGGTGCTGGCCTATCCCCAGGTGCAGTTCACGCTGGGGGGCGACGCCGCCAGGGCCGTGGCCGCCGCGGTGGACGAGATGCCCGACGCGCTGGTGATCGTCGCCCGCAACTTCCAGGAGAACACCGCGGCCCAGCTGGCGTCCATGCTGGAGGGGACGGAGGTGCCGGGGACGCTGGTGACGGTGAACCTGCTGCTGGGCATGCGCGCCACCACGCTGCGCTACCAGCCGGGGGGCGAGCGGGTGATGGGGCTGCTGGGCAGCGGCCGCACCCTCCGCTCCCGCGACATCGCGGGGCTGGGAAACCGCAACTAGCGGCGGATTCACGTCCAGACGAGAGAGGGGCGGACCGGCTCACGCTGGTCCGCCCCTCTCGCCGTTCGGTCCCAGTGGTCAGGCCCGTCGCCCGTCGGATGTGTCGGAGGCGGCGTCCAGCTGGTGCTGAAGGTCTTCCATCCGGCGGCGCTGCTGCATGGCGTAGTACCCCAGCCCCAGCGCCAGCAGCGCGAAGAGCGCGGCGGCGAACCAGCCCGCCTCCAGCGGCTCGTGGAAGGCATGGTGCGTCAGCAGGGCGACCACGAGCGCGGCCGCAGCCATCCATCCTCCCGGATAGGCGGCCGCGTACCCGGGCCTCCGCTTGCGCGGCGCGGTGGACGGGCGAGCCGTCGCCACGAGCACCCGCCGGCGGACGTCCGCGGCGCGCGCGGGCTCCATCCGCACGGCGGGGGCTTGGGCGGCGAGCGCGCGGGCGGCGAAGTCGCGGAGGGCGGGGGCGCAGTCGGCGCACTCGTCCGCGTGCGCCAGCATCCCCTCCAGCTCGTCGTCCGACAGTGCCTTGGGCGCCCCTGCCTCCATCGCCGCGCGCCACCGGGCGTGATCGTTTTCCGTGATCATCCCGGCTCCCGCAGTCCCGAAAGCAGGGCGCGCAGCTTGGGAAAAGCCAGGCGCGTGCGCGTCTTTACCGTTCCCAGCGGAACGCCCAGCTCGTGCGCGATCTCCCGCTGCGTAAGGCCCTCGAAGAAGGTCATCCGCACCACCCGCTGCTGGTCGCCCGGAAGGCGGGACACGGCGCGGTCCACGATGTCGCGGCGTTCGCCCGCGGCGGCGCCCTGCAGCGGAGACTCGCCCTCGCCCGCGAGCTCGCCCGCGGCCCGCTCGTCCAGGCGCTCCTCGCGCTTCATCCGCGACTTGAGCAGCCGAAGCCGGTCCAGCGCGCGGCTGCGGGCCATCAGGATGATCCAGGCCTCCACCGAGCCCCGTCCGTCATGATAGCGGTCGGCCTCGGCCCATACCTGGCTGAACGTCTTTTCCACGACCTCTTCGGCGTCGTCGCGGTTGCCCACCAGGTGAAAGGCCACGGCGTACACCCGTTCCGACCAGCGGTCGTAGACCGCCGCGAATGCGGCCTCGTCGCGCTGGCGGATACGCTCCATGAGGCGCAGGTCCTCGCCGCCTTCGGAGGCGACGAGGTGCAGCGGGCGAGCGGGAGATTCGCTCTCCGGCCTGCGCGGGGGTTGGACTGTGCTCATGGGAGTGCGTGCTCGGGTACCGCGCCACCGGATAGGTCGCGG
This Longimicrobium sp. DNA region includes the following protein-coding sequences:
- a CDS encoding ABC transporter ATP-binding protein; amino-acid sequence: MNDVMVDYRDLYKSFDHPVLAGVDLAVGRGETLSVVGHSGTGKSVLLKTTIGLIMPDEGDVVVDGQSVCGATRQQMQALRRKVGYVFQNAALFDSMSVFENVAQGLSDEEQRGLGGKGLMARVVDALEHVNLEPRKVLSKLPSQLSGGMRKRVGIARAIIGRPQILLYDEPVTGLDPVNGTVVHRLIARLGAELGVTSIIVTHDIEGTLPISDRVAMLDHGFIRFVGTADEFRDSDDPLVRAFLERDVPDNDELLV
- a CDS encoding MlaD family protein; this encodes MIQRADGRAPTAPAPRLSNDDLRAMAPMRAPRREIHVGLFVVIGLLAVLTALFALTDPGTFRGRYHAYTVVKDADGIRKGDPVRLKGVNIGRIRDFQIGPNGVRVSMEFEKEYHVPAGSSVSIVSGGILQSMVAEIQPGTSTQRIADGTVLPYVEEAGFAQQAEKVVANSDSVLVAAQALLSERTVSAVGNSAVEMEQLLRQLTLLATDQRRQLAQLTTSLNASAAGLQGAVSQPELARAIARTDSMTIRLDAATGSLQQAGQSLAALTARVEAGEGTLGKLTTDDQLYQNLNAAVTSLNQLTADIRANPGRYINVRVF
- a CDS encoding SufE family protein; this encodes MPPSIEKILRRFATLTPDMTRQALVQYAKKLPELPERFAGLDAAQFRVHECQTPVAIYPEVVDGRMYYHADVPRESAAIRALLAMIFDAVNGQPPETVLAIPPDFVRQVMGKIGLSAREAGLVAMVERLKRAAREAKQA
- a CDS encoding c-type cytochrome, with the translated sequence MAYVFRGRPAPAALLLAAALLAGCEPGAQGGYAKISYRGDPQVPSHAYPEPPTVVPGTSVGAAAAKVVLANPPAGVTQAMVDEGQASFGTVCSACHGQNGTGSQAGPPLNDRQWLNIGGQYPEIVTIINNGVANPKQFPGMMPPKGGGAFDDAQVRSIAAYVYALSQQGGA
- a CDS encoding HD domain-containing phosphohydrolase; the encoded protein is MNPDTSALLDRAASFERSGAWGEAAVALHTAYAASVQRQDLSGILEAVVRLGHCMRLAGDPDLSSDALELACTLGELNRRDDIAGRALNGLGMLAFERGASSEATRLYAAANELGRRAGDQVLVAETEQNLGILANIRGDLDEARTRYETALRHLDVAGPARGRISALNNLGMLHLYRGELADALGYFDRALAVSLETGDVVRTAMVHVNRAELFLARGELARAREACDDGFEIFSRLNDEFHQAQALKLYGVIYRESGKLHLATIHLQRAIEIARPRDSLVEAQAQREMSRVLRLQGSNRQALEALNRSHTLFTSLQARPDLADLDKRVADLEEEFLGVVRVWGESIEAKDRYTLGHCARVADYACRIAERAGMTDRELTWFRMGAFLHDVGKTEVPEEILNKPGRLTDEERATMERHTVIGDEMLAPVEFPWDIRPMVRSHHERWDGRGYPDQLVAEAIPRSARILRLADVFDALTTARSYRAPLTPERALGIMRDDQGSFDPELFQIFLDLYDEFAPTAAEAASSVSA
- a CDS encoding 4-hydroxy-3-methylbut-2-enyl diphosphate reductase, translated to MEQTYFRRGFGLKKEVAPLIRSEYHSTLVERIRARGYRETWGEGSRQVTVRLAEEFGFCYGVDRAVEYAYETRAQFPGRRIFLLGEIIHNPHVNRRLTEMGVVFLHPDEQGAFDFAGLVPDDVVILPAFGATVADFRRLQAVGCILVDTTCGSVLNVWKRVEQYARDGFTALIHGKYLHEETRATASQALKYPEGRFLIVRDMPEARRVMDYIEQAPGAMTRGEFLEHFTPKASAGFDPDLHLRRIGVANQTTMLSGESLDIAAEVGRSLARRYGGEPGFDLSQYFRSFDTICSATQERQDAVHQLVDGPDGPPDVMVVIGGYNSSNTHHLAVLCAQHTVTFHVADASCIDPEAGTIRFKPAGTPLDAPEVVAEDWLPPGPLTVGLTAGASTPNNKIGEAVERLLRTRGLAVDDVPEPAAA
- a CDS encoding transglycosylase domain-containing protein; the encoded protein is MAKPGKGQKLGGAPRTGRWTKQPEEKRLGGRYRDSLIGLAVVGVLLIAGLGAYMVWAHMQLGAGLLRQEAQARRRPDWVPLSQLPPQVREAFLTVVDTTSTLRQPGYLRRQRPSLARDLVRQVHQLEPGVKGQASEVAMAQLLEAERSPGRRLELYLNRVYLGRTESWPLFGVHHAAMEYFGKDVRRLTLGEAATLAGILLPPRVLDPEAAPGPVGARRNEVLRLMHGDKRITDAQLAAALAEPLGFQPGEDYAPMTRPVDWSPEAPVIRLPEALRPRLDSLPAAPQP
- a CDS encoding nuclear transport factor 2 family protein, with the translated sequence MHRLALPAALLALAACEVNQTPARVLNPRDPSAVEQRDAEQEIAARVGAFREALLRGDRGGAVDALAPVGTAHVMGPRANDGRALLGPDGLRATLDALALPRGAVARTPDLHVEADAQDGTGWFATHLELFPVAQGGQVERLRVSGVFARQEGTWRLIEMHLSRPEAPPAPPAPPADTTAAAPPAASPAAGAAPREDG
- a CDS encoding RNA polymerase sigma factor encodes the protein MSTVQPPRRPESESPARPLHLVASEGGEDLRLMERIRQRDEAAFAAVYDRWSERVYAVAFHLVGNRDDAEEVVEKTFSQVWAEADRYHDGRGSVEAWIILMARSRALDRLRLLKSRMKREERLDERAAGELAGEGESPLQGAAAGERRDIVDRAVSRLPGDQQRVVRMTFFEGLTQREIAHELGVPLGTVKTRTRLAFPKLRALLSGLREPG